In one Staphylococcus lutrae genomic region, the following are encoded:
- the dhaL gene encoding dihydroxyacetone kinase subunit DhaL, which yields MDVTTLKERLLALKTTFEAQEDVLTELDRAIGDGDHGVNMRRGFEALPEQLDDRSMAALFKSTGMTLMSKVGGASGPLYGFSFVKMSQVVHDEIDHQNLIELLRAFEAAVAERGKVTLNEKTMYDVISRARAAVEQGETVDIAKLQSFADATRDLEATKGRASYFKKDSIGHMDPGAQSSVYLLNALIGADRV from the coding sequence ATGGACGTAACAACATTAAAAGAACGTTTATTGGCATTGAAAACAACTTTTGAAGCCCAAGAAGATGTGTTAACTGAATTAGATCGAGCGATTGGTGATGGCGATCATGGTGTGAACATGCGTCGTGGTTTTGAAGCGTTACCCGAACAACTAGACGATCGTTCGATGGCAGCGTTGTTTAAATCAACAGGTATGACATTGATGTCTAAAGTGGGCGGTGCTTCTGGTCCACTATACGGATTTAGTTTTGTTAAAATGTCTCAAGTGGTTCATGATGAAATCGATCATCAAAATTTAATCGAATTATTACGCGCATTTGAAGCGGCAGTTGCGGAACGGGGGAAAGTGACATTAAATGAAAAAACAATGTACGATGTCATCTCACGTGCGAGAGCTGCTGTCGAACAAGGTGAGACAGTTGATATAGCAAAGTTACAGTCTTTTGCAGATGCGACACGTGACTTAGAAGCCACTAAAGGACGGGCATCGTATTTTAAAAAAGATTCGATTGGTCATATGGATCCTGGTGCTCAAAGCAGTGTCTATCTTTTAAATGCATTGATAGGAGCGGATCGTGTATGA
- a CDS encoding zinc ribbon domain-containing protein YjdM, giving the protein MTTAIPNCPQCDSEYTYEDGGLYICPMCAYEWTPETLQTETEATVIRDANGNPLQDGDTVSVIRDLKVKGSSQMIKQGTKVKNIKLVDPEDGHDIDCKIPGFGQIGLKSEVVKKIK; this is encoded by the coding sequence ATGACAACCGCAATACCGAACTGTCCACAATGTGATTCTGAATATACATACGAAGATGGAGGACTCTACATCTGTCCGATGTGTGCATACGAATGGACACCAGAAACACTTCAAACAGAGACAGAAGCAACTGTCATTCGTGATGCGAATGGCAATCCGCTTCAAGATGGCGATACTGTATCAGTCATTCGCGATTTGAAAGTGAAAGGCAGTTCACAAATGATTAAACAAGGCACAAAAGTGAAAAATATTAAACTTGTCGATCCAGAAGATGGTCATGACATCGACTGTAAAATTCCTGGTTTCGGACAAATCGGCTTAAAATCAGAAGTTGTGAAAAAAATAAAGTAA
- a CDS encoding MerR family transcriptional regulator, which yields MSQYSTGKLASMFDISKRTLQYYDEKGILKPAWIEDNQYRIYTEHEVEQLNLILIMKSLGLNLKEIRKLMSSQGTLKTVRLILEQKAQATAQEIQTQQAQLKQIKAMQNMILDVSSAPVKNLSDIERMMKKQPQLSHLTRHMVFWGATTTIAHIFGIRSSLKYRTIWPTIAAFSYSGMMSYRLVKYYYEHVAYMCPNCQTIFKPDIQQWIFASHTPKTRQLQCPNCDFKGYCAEVYDEPKATVDPGIINGA from the coding sequence ATGTCTCAATATTCAACAGGAAAGCTTGCATCGATGTTTGATATTTCGAAACGTACGTTACAATATTATGATGAAAAAGGGATTTTGAAACCCGCATGGATTGAAGACAATCAATATCGCATTTATACCGAACATGAAGTTGAACAATTGAATCTTATTTTAATCATGAAATCGTTAGGACTTAATTTAAAAGAAATACGAAAATTGATGTCCTCTCAAGGGACATTAAAAACAGTTCGTTTAATATTAGAACAAAAAGCACAAGCCACCGCGCAAGAGATTCAAACCCAACAAGCGCAATTAAAACAAATTAAAGCGATGCAAAATATGATACTCGACGTATCATCTGCACCTGTTAAAAATCTTTCAGACATTGAGCGTATGATGAAAAAACAACCACAATTATCTCATTTAACACGTCACATGGTATTTTGGGGTGCGACAACAACAATCGCTCATATTTTTGGGATTCGTTCAAGTTTAAAATATCGGACGATTTGGCCAACAATCGCTGCCTTTTCTTACAGTGGTATGATGTCTTATCGATTGGTTAAATATTATTATGAACATGTGGCCTATATGTGTCCAAACTGCCAAACGATCTTTAAACCAGACATCCAACAATGGATCTTTGCCAGTCATACACCGAAAACACGTCAGCTGCAATGTCCAAATTGTGATTTTAAAGGTTATTGTGCAGAAGTATATGATGAACCTAAAGCCACCGTGGATCCAGGCATTATAAACGGTGCATGA
- a CDS encoding sensor histidine kinase, with amino-acid sequence MFNLTILLLERVGLIIILAYILMNSHYFKHTMQHREVWSSKWQLCIIFSLFALMSNFTGIVIKNGDILAGSIYFQLSDYVSLANTRVLTIGVAGLVGGPFVGGCVGVVSGLFRLYMGGAEAYTYLISSIFIGLISGYFGRRTRQNNQYPSIVRSACIGVMMEIVQMLCIFAFAQDKQYAIDLISLIALPMIIVNSIGTAIFMSIIRSTLKQEEQMRAVQTHDVLQLTNQTLPYFKEGLNEDSAKHVAMIIKKLMKVSAVAITNRHDILAHVGAGSDHHIPKKEIITHLSKEVLQTGELKEVHTKEEIGCTHPHCPLHAAIVIPLKMHGEITGTLKMYFTNPNSLTFVERQLAEGLAEIFSSQIELGEAEMQSKLLKDAEIKSLQAQVNPHFFFNAMNTISALVRIDSEKARELLLELSHFFRSNLQGSRQNKITLEKELSQVTAYLSLEQARFPGRFDVTFDVPEHVKQACVPPFLIQILVENAVKHAFPKRKKDNRIKVTARVIASNALCISVCDNGQGIPSEKLAHLGQTAVESESGTGSALENLNLRLQGLFSDQAKLHFATDETGTRVWCTLPYQQKED; translated from the coding sequence ATGTTTAATTTGACAATATTATTACTAGAACGGGTGGGGCTGATTATTATATTGGCCTATATTTTGATGAATTCACATTATTTTAAACATACGATGCAACATCGGGAAGTATGGTCGTCTAAATGGCAACTTTGTATTATTTTTAGCCTTTTCGCACTCATGTCAAATTTTACTGGGATTGTCATTAAAAATGGCGACATCTTAGCCGGAAGTATTTACTTTCAACTCAGTGATTACGTGTCATTAGCAAATACACGTGTGCTTACAATTGGGGTGGCTGGCCTCGTTGGCGGACCGTTTGTAGGAGGATGCGTCGGTGTGGTGTCAGGATTATTTCGACTTTATATGGGTGGGGCTGAAGCCTATACGTATTTGATTTCTTCCATATTTATCGGACTGATTTCAGGGTACTTTGGACGTCGTACGCGTCAAAACAATCAATATCCTTCCATAGTTAGAAGCGCATGCATTGGTGTGATGATGGAAATTGTCCAGATGTTGTGTATTTTTGCGTTTGCGCAGGACAAACAATATGCGATTGATTTGATTTCATTGATTGCCTTGCCTATGATTATCGTTAATAGCATAGGTACAGCGATTTTCATGTCGATTATTCGTTCAACATTGAAGCAAGAAGAGCAGATGCGTGCCGTACAAACACATGATGTGTTGCAACTGACGAATCAAACGTTACCTTATTTCAAAGAAGGCTTGAATGAAGATTCTGCTAAGCATGTGGCGATGATCATTAAAAAATTAATGAAAGTGTCTGCCGTTGCCATTACAAATCGTCATGATATTTTAGCGCATGTCGGTGCGGGGAGTGATCATCATATCCCTAAAAAAGAAATTATTACGCATCTCTCCAAAGAAGTTTTACAAACGGGTGAATTAAAAGAAGTACACACGAAAGAAGAGATTGGCTGTACGCATCCGCATTGTCCCCTTCATGCGGCCATTGTCATTCCATTAAAGATGCATGGCGAAATTACAGGAACTTTAAAGATGTATTTTACGAATCCTAATAGCTTAACATTTGTGGAACGCCAGTTGGCAGAAGGGCTAGCTGAAATATTTAGTAGTCAGATTGAACTCGGCGAAGCGGAAATGCAAAGTAAATTGTTGAAGGATGCTGAAATTAAGTCGCTTCAAGCACAGGTTAATCCACATTTTTTCTTTAATGCGATGAATACGATTTCTGCGCTAGTACGTATTGATAGTGAAAAGGCGAGAGAATTACTACTTGAGTTAAGTCATTTTTTTCGATCGAATTTACAAGGATCCCGTCAAAATAAAATTACATTAGAGAAAGAATTGAGCCAGGTGACTGCGTATTTATCATTAGAACAAGCACGTTTTCCAGGGCGATTTGATGTGACCTTTGATGTGCCAGAACACGTGAAGCAGGCTTGTGTACCGCCATTTTTAATACAAATATTAGTTGAGAACGCTGTGAAACATGCCTTTCCGAAACGTAAAAAGGATAATCGGATAAAAGTCACCGCACGTGTTATAGCGTCCAATGCCCTTTGTATTTCAGTCTGTGATAATGGACAAGGAATTCCCTCTGAAAAGTTGGCACATTTGGGGCAGACGGCTGTAGAATCAGAATCAGGCACAGGGAGTGCTTTAGAAAATCTAAACTTACGCTTACAAGGGTTGTTTAGTGATCAAGCGAAGTTACATTTTGCAACTGATGAGACGGGGACACGCGTGTGGTGTACTTTGCCTTATCAACAAAAGGAGGATTAA
- the dhaM gene encoding dihydroxyacetone kinase phosphoryl donor subunit DhaM, with translation MTQIVLVSHSEKIAEGVQDLLAQMAGAVKVVAIGGIDGEIGTSFDDVFAVLNELEEDAICFYDIGSSEMNLDMAIEMYVGGYRIEKVDAPIVEGSFIASVALSTGQTIDEAIASVDEAF, from the coding sequence ATGACACAAATCGTTTTAGTCAGTCACAGTGAGAAAATTGCAGAAGGTGTTCAAGATTTACTGGCTCAAATGGCAGGAGCGGTTAAAGTTGTCGCTATTGGTGGCATCGATGGTGAAATTGGGACATCCTTTGATGACGTTTTCGCTGTCCTCAATGAATTAGAAGAGGATGCCATTTGTTTTTACGACATTGGTTCGTCCGAAATGAATTTAGACATGGCCATTGAAATGTATGTAGGTGGATACCGGATTGAAAAGGTGGATGCGCCGATTGTTGAGGGAAGCTTTATTGCGAGTGTTGCCTTGTCAACGGGACAGACAATCGATGAAGCGATTGCCTCAGTAGACGAAGCTTTTTAA
- a CDS encoding fructose-specific PTS transporter subunit EIIC yields the protein MKILAVTSCPNGIAHTYMAQEKLEQAAQKLGIKIKVETQGGIGVENLLTDEEIAAADGIIIAADRQVDLSRFHGKHLIKESVRAGIHQPEALIQRIINGEAPIYHSNEETVKSTSHAGQPKPNGMQQIYQHLMNGVSFMVPFIVVGGLLIALALSLGGEKTATQGLVIPDDSFWKPFEKIGALAFSFMVPILAGYIAMSIADKPGLVPGMIGGAIAADGSFYGSDAGAGFLGGIVAGFLAGYIAKWIKNIKVPKAMAPIMPIIIIPIVASVLVGIIFIFVIGAPIAGIFEALTAWLKGMQGANVIILAMIIGAMIAFDMGGPVNKVAFLFGSALIAEGNYSVMGMVAVAVCTPPIGLGLATFIQQRKFNRNEIEMGKASFTMGLFGITEGAIPFAAQDPLRIIPANMIGAMVASVIAALGHVGDRVAHGGPIVAVLGGIDGVLIFVVAVLAGSFVTMTLVLLFKKHPTVVQTVGSTENPMNGNSMITLSHEKERDEMPTTISDQETQEMHTLFDPKVTIQTDQPMDRDAAIDTLIRQLVRENYVTDEAKLKAAVLAREAQSSTALGMHIAMPHAKTSAVRQPIVAVLKHDKGVQWESLDGTLPQLIFLIAVPEESHDTHLKVLQQLSKNLMQDERREQLLTASNNALLFERLQRMMQ from the coding sequence GTGAAAATACTTGCAGTGACATCTTGTCCGAATGGTATTGCGCATACTTATATGGCACAAGAAAAGTTAGAACAAGCAGCTCAGAAATTAGGCATTAAGATTAAAGTTGAAACGCAAGGAGGGATCGGGGTCGAAAATCTTTTAACTGATGAAGAAATAGCCGCAGCAGATGGGATTATTATTGCTGCAGATCGACAAGTGGACTTATCACGATTTCATGGGAAACATCTGATTAAAGAAAGTGTACGCGCAGGAATTCATCAACCTGAGGCGTTAATTCAGCGCATCATCAATGGTGAAGCGCCGATTTATCATTCGAACGAGGAAACAGTTAAAAGTACGTCTCATGCAGGACAACCCAAACCAAACGGAATGCAACAGATTTATCAACACTTGATGAATGGTGTATCGTTTATGGTCCCTTTCATTGTTGTCGGAGGGCTATTAATTGCATTAGCACTGTCATTAGGGGGCGAGAAGACGGCAACGCAAGGGTTGGTTATTCCGGATGATTCTTTTTGGAAACCGTTTGAAAAAATAGGGGCACTTGCTTTTAGTTTTATGGTTCCCATTTTAGCCGGTTATATTGCGATGAGTATTGCAGATAAACCAGGTCTTGTACCGGGTATGATTGGAGGCGCTATTGCAGCCGATGGTAGTTTTTATGGCAGTGATGCAGGTGCCGGCTTTTTAGGGGGGATTGTGGCCGGTTTTCTAGCGGGTTATATTGCAAAGTGGATTAAAAATATTAAAGTGCCCAAAGCGATGGCACCGATTATGCCAATTATTATTATTCCTATCGTAGCATCTGTCCTCGTAGGAATCATCTTCATTTTCGTTATTGGTGCCCCAATTGCGGGTATTTTTGAAGCATTGACAGCATGGTTAAAAGGCATGCAAGGCGCGAATGTGATCATTTTAGCAATGATTATTGGTGCCATGATTGCTTTTGACATGGGTGGTCCTGTAAATAAGGTTGCTTTTCTTTTTGGATCGGCGTTGATTGCTGAAGGGAATTACAGTGTCATGGGGATGGTTGCAGTCGCAGTGTGTACGCCGCCTATTGGTTTAGGTTTAGCAACTTTTATACAACAGCGTAAGTTTAACCGCAATGAAATTGAAATGGGTAAAGCCTCATTTACAATGGGTCTCTTCGGTATTACTGAAGGTGCCATTCCTTTTGCGGCCCAAGACCCGTTACGCATCATTCCAGCGAATATGATTGGTGCCATGGTCGCTTCAGTCATTGCTGCATTAGGACATGTTGGTGATAGAGTCGCACATGGTGGACCGATTGTTGCAGTACTCGGTGGGATTGATGGTGTGTTAATCTTTGTGGTCGCTGTACTGGCAGGGAGCTTCGTCACAATGACACTCGTCTTATTGTTTAAAAAGCATCCTACTGTTGTACAAACAGTAGGATCCACGGAAAACCCAATGAACGGTAACTCGATGATCACACTAAGTCATGAGAAGGAACGAGATGAGATGCCTACGACGATATCTGATCAAGAAACACAAGAAATGCATACATTATTTGATCCTAAGGTGACCATTCAAACAGATCAACCGATGGATAGAGATGCAGCGATTGATACGTTAATTCGTCAACTTGTGCGTGAAAATTATGTGACAGATGAGGCAAAATTAAAAGCCGCTGTTTTAGCTAGAGAAGCACAATCGAGCACAGCATTAGGAATGCACATTGCCATGCCTCACGCAAAAACGAGCGCTGTTCGTCAACCGATCGTTGCGGTTTTGAAGCATGATAAAGGTGTGCAATGGGAAAGTTTAGATGGGACGTTACCACAGCTGATCTTTTTGATTGCCGTTCCAGAAGAAAGTCATGATACGCATTTAAAAGTGCTACAACAACTTTCAAAAAATTTAATGCAAGATGAACGACGTGAACAGTTGTTGACGGCATCAAACAATGCGTTACTCTTTGAACGGTTACAACGTATGATGCAATGA
- a CDS encoding antibiotic biosynthesis monooxygenase, translated as MFMAENKLTLKKGAAEATMERFHRRQGIETIEGFIEMYVTQTNGLEDYDEVKILTIWQSEHAFRTWLSSDVFKASHKNVRQQHESADSPILNNQVSTYQIGYYYEKKNA; from the coding sequence ATGTTTATGGCAGAAAATAAACTGACCTTAAAAAAAGGTGCCGCTGAAGCAACGATGGAACGATTTCACCGTCGTCAAGGTATTGAAACGATTGAAGGTTTTATTGAAATGTATGTGACTCAAACAAATGGGTTAGAGGATTACGACGAAGTGAAAATTCTAACCATATGGCAATCTGAACATGCATTTCGCACGTGGCTCAGTTCAGACGTGTTTAAAGCATCACACAAAAACGTGAGACAACAACATGAATCTGCAGATAGCCCAATATTGAACAATCAAGTGTCTACGTATCAAATCGGTTATTATTACGAAAAGAAAAACGCATAG
- a CDS encoding alpha/beta fold hydrolase, with protein sequence MKTYIERDGRHVMKRYLILNNHKQGMIIESRDRAKPILLVVHGGPGFPLYSFFRAHHIDLTNDYTVVFWDQRGTGMSYTRKKIEMAQLIDDLHQLIQFLKRYFHQEQVYLMCHSFGTIIGSHVAHRYPEDIAAYIGMGQLGDVFHNEQRILQHLLFLAHEEKNQHAIKQLQKIHLTRDFNQDCAYEKVRQRYTTRYRVGFSSRGYSVWRMFLVMMQTPYYRFIERVNIIRGSLSTFEHLTSEMAHTNLNHIAQEITVPVYILQGVHDMQTTYEDSKAFFDHVGAKEKRFYAFQDTAHAPFVDEPEKMMKIMHEIVDCHATS encoded by the coding sequence ATGAAAACTTATATTGAACGAGATGGGCGTCATGTGATGAAGCGGTATCTCATATTAAACAATCATAAACAGGGCATGATTATCGAGTCACGAGATAGAGCAAAGCCGATATTGCTCGTTGTGCATGGAGGGCCAGGGTTCCCGCTCTATTCATTCTTTAGAGCGCATCATATTGATTTGACAAATGATTATACCGTTGTTTTTTGGGATCAACGAGGGACAGGGATGTCTTATACACGTAAAAAGATTGAAATGGCACAATTAATTGATGACCTCCATCAATTAATTCAATTTTTAAAACGCTATTTTCATCAAGAGCAAGTCTATTTAATGTGTCATTCATTTGGCACAATTATTGGGAGCCATGTGGCACATCGCTATCCCGAAGACATCGCTGCATACATTGGCATGGGACAATTGGGCGATGTTTTTCATAACGAGCAGCGAATTCTCCAACATTTATTATTTTTAGCACATGAAGAAAAAAATCAGCATGCGATTAAACAGTTGCAAAAGATTCATTTAACGCGAGATTTCAATCAAGATTGCGCATATGAAAAAGTGAGACAACGCTATACGACGCGCTACCGTGTTGGTTTTTCAAGCCGAGGTTATTCTGTATGGCGAATGTTTTTAGTGATGATGCAAACACCGTACTATCGTTTTATTGAGCGTGTGAATATCATTCGGGGGAGTTTGTCTACATTTGAGCATTTGACGTCTGAAATGGCACATACGAATTTAAATCATATTGCCCAGGAAATAACAGTGCCGGTTTATATTTTACAAGGGGTTCATGATATGCAAACGACCTATGAAGACAGCAAAGCGTTTTTTGATCATGTGGGGGCGAAAGAGAAACGTTTTTATGCGTTTCAAGATACTGCACATGCGCCTTTTGTCGATGAACCTGAAAAAATGATGAAAATTATGCATGAGATTGTTGACTGTCACGCAACGTCATGA
- the dhaK gene encoding dihydroxyacetone kinase subunit DhaK: MKKLIQEKTDFLQDMLDGLTITNPNVEVIAETVVVRKQKKSSGVALVSGGGSGHEPAHAGYVAEGMLDAAVCGEVFTSPTPDKVLAAIKAVDNGEGVLLIVKNYAGDVMNFEMAKEMAAMEDIQVEMVIVRDDIAIDDVEKRRGVAGTVFVHKYAGYLAELGKPLAELKDDVQGLIDQIRTIGMALTPPAVPTTGKYGFDIEDDEMEIGIGIHGERGLARVPVEPVSQIVERLIQQLRTEVKDDQLIVMINGMGGTPLSELQIVTKYVGAHLEKEGKTVKSWFVGDYMTALDMQGFSLTFVPYDERVLAALHAPTTSRFFN, encoded by the coding sequence ATGAAAAAGTTGATTCAAGAGAAAACGGACTTTCTGCAAGATATGTTGGACGGTTTGACGATAACAAATCCCAATGTTGAAGTCATTGCAGAAACAGTCGTCGTGCGGAAACAGAAGAAATCATCCGGTGTGGCACTTGTTTCAGGAGGCGGGAGTGGCCATGAACCGGCACATGCAGGCTATGTTGCTGAAGGGATGCTCGATGCTGCTGTATGTGGGGAAGTGTTTACGTCACCGACGCCTGATAAAGTGTTAGCAGCGATTAAAGCCGTCGACAATGGTGAGGGTGTATTGCTCATTGTAAAAAACTATGCGGGCGACGTGATGAATTTTGAGATGGCCAAAGAAATGGCGGCTATGGAAGACATTCAAGTCGAGATGGTCATTGTTCGTGATGATATCGCGATTGATGATGTTGAAAAACGTCGCGGCGTTGCAGGAACCGTATTTGTGCATAAATATGCTGGGTACTTGGCTGAACTCGGTAAACCTTTAGCTGAATTAAAGGATGACGTGCAAGGGCTCATTGATCAGATTCGAACAATTGGGATGGCATTGACACCACCAGCTGTTCCAACAACAGGGAAATACGGATTTGATATTGAAGACGATGAAATGGAAATTGGAATTGGGATTCACGGTGAGCGTGGATTGGCGCGTGTCCCAGTTGAACCTGTATCACAAATTGTCGAACGTTTAATTCAACAGTTGCGCACGGAAGTGAAGGATGATCAATTGATTGTAATGATTAATGGTATGGGAGGCACGCCGCTCTCTGAATTACAAATTGTCACAAAATATGTTGGCGCACATTTAGAAAAAGAAGGTAAAACAGTAAAAAGCTGGTTTGTCGGCGATTATATGACAGCATTAGATATGCAAGGGTTCTCACTTACTTTTGTGCCATATGATGAACGTGTACTCGCAGCATTACATGCGCCTACAACAAGTCGATTTTTTAATTAA
- the lrgB gene encoding antiholin-like protein LrgB, with the protein MANHLAIDTPYFGILLSVIPFLIATVLFKKTNGFFLFAPLFVAMVFGVAFLHFTGIPYEKYKIGGSIINFFLGPATISFAIPLYKKRDVLAKHWHRIIGGIGIGTVLALVGIFFVAKALQFGHDIIASMLPQAATTAIALPVSEGIGGIKELTSLAVILNAVIIYALGNKLLKLFHIENPIARGLSLGTSGHTLGVAAAKELGQVEESMASIAIVLVGVVVVAVVPILTLIFF; encoded by the coding sequence ATGGCTAACCATCTTGCAATTGATACGCCATATTTCGGTATTTTATTATCGGTCATACCGTTTTTAATCGCGACGGTGTTGTTTAAAAAGACAAATGGTTTTTTCTTATTTGCGCCATTATTTGTAGCCATGGTGTTTGGGGTGGCATTCCTACACTTTACAGGTATTCCTTATGAAAAGTATAAAATTGGAGGAAGCATTATTAACTTCTTCCTTGGACCTGCGACGATTTCATTTGCGATTCCGTTATACAAAAAACGGGATGTACTCGCGAAGCATTGGCACCGTATTATTGGTGGGATTGGAATAGGTACGGTGCTCGCCTTAGTTGGTATTTTCTTCGTTGCCAAAGCCCTTCAATTTGGTCATGATATTATCGCATCGATGCTTCCGCAAGCAGCAACGACAGCGATTGCTTTACCGGTATCAGAAGGGATTGGTGGGATTAAGGAATTAACGTCATTGGCAGTGATATTGAATGCGGTGATTATTTACGCATTGGGTAATAAGTTGTTGAAGTTGTTCCACATTGAAAACCCTATTGCACGCGGACTATCGTTAGGAACGAGCGGCCATACATTAGGCGTTGCCGCAGCGAAAGAACTTGGGCAAGTGGAAGAGTCAATGGCGAGTATCGCGATTGTACTCGTTGGGGTTGTCGTTGTCGCAGTTGTACCTATTTTGACACTGATTTTCTTCTAA
- a CDS encoding response regulator transcription factor LytR, with the protein MRALIVDDEPLARNELVFLLNRIGGFEVLDEAENVSETMEALLVNEYDLVFLDINLMDENGIELGKKIQKMKTPPAIVFATAHDQYAVQAFELNATDYIMKPFEQARVAQAVEKVHGQREKREERQGGHSDTRVTHPLPIEVGDRIQMLSPADVIGISVNQGVTTIYTIQGPFETSEPLSAYEKRLDRTDFIRIHRANLINRQHIEAIEHWFNSTYMVTLTDGVKLQVSRSYMKRFKQVMGLRS; encoded by the coding sequence ATGCGTGCGTTAATTGTCGACGATGAACCACTAGCGCGTAATGAGTTAGTATTTTTATTAAATCGGATTGGTGGTTTTGAAGTTTTAGATGAAGCGGAAAATGTCTCGGAGACAATGGAAGCCTTGTTAGTCAATGAGTATGACTTAGTGTTTTTAGATATTAATTTAATGGATGAGAATGGCATAGAGCTCGGTAAGAAAATCCAAAAAATGAAGACCCCACCTGCGATTGTATTTGCAACGGCACATGACCAATACGCTGTTCAAGCATTTGAACTGAATGCGACGGACTATATTATGAAGCCCTTTGAACAAGCACGAGTGGCACAAGCCGTTGAAAAGGTGCATGGTCAACGGGAGAAGCGTGAAGAAAGACAGGGGGGCCATTCTGATACACGTGTGACGCATCCGTTACCGATTGAAGTTGGAGATCGCATTCAAATGTTGAGTCCTGCTGATGTGATTGGTATTTCAGTGAATCAAGGGGTGACGACAATTTACACGATTCAAGGACCATTTGAAACATCTGAACCGTTGAGTGCTTATGAGAAACGATTGGATCGCACAGATTTTATTCGAATTCATCGTGCGAACTTGATCAATCGACAGCATATCGAGGCGATTGAACATTGGTTTAATTCAACATATATGGTCACGTTGACTGACGGTGTAAAGCTGCAAGTCAGCCGCTCATATATGAAGCGATTTAAACAGGTGATGGGCTTGAGATCATGA
- the lrgA gene encoding antiholin-like murein hydrolase modulator LrgA has translation MKQKEEKTYSFLHQVLVIAAVLFVSSIIESFMPIPMPASVIGLVLLFVLLCTGVIKLGQVERVGTALTNNIGFLFVPAGISVVNSLDIISASPIFIIGLIIISTILLLVCTGFASQIIMRVTTKDDVTAAAPRAKSKVKGAHLHG, from the coding sequence ATGAAGCAAAAAGAAGAGAAAACGTACAGTTTCTTACATCAAGTGCTCGTCATCGCAGCTGTATTGTTTGTTTCAAGCATTATAGAATCGTTCATGCCAATACCTATGCCGGCATCTGTTATCGGACTCGTGCTACTGTTTGTTTTGTTATGTACAGGCGTGATTAAACTCGGGCAGGTTGAAAGAGTCGGTACGGCATTAACCAATAATATCGGTTTTCTATTCGTACCGGCGGGGATATCGGTCGTGAATTCGTTAGATATTATTAGCGCCAGTCCTATCTTCATCATTGGGCTCATTATTATTTCGACGATTCTTTTATTAGTATGTACCGGCTTTGCATCACAGATTATTATGCGTGTGACGACAAAAGATGATGTGACAGCTGCTGCGCCGCGTGCAAAATCTAAAGTGAAGGGAGCGCATCTACATGGCTAA